The following proteins come from a genomic window of Halorussus halophilus:
- a CDS encoding redoxin domain-containing protein, whose amino-acid sequence MGDSGGPEVGTAAPAFTAPLVRPDGETSAVSLSSLCDDGAVLLVFQPTDFDLETFHERSAVAEYDWFATDERVQVVGVNRARPRTNQEFVDYLDVTFPFCSDRDLSIARDYGVTYRAFGVAPRARRACFFIDSESVVRYRWVEDRNGSHTGPQLQDLYETVTDVLGTRELETFGLAGEL is encoded by the coding sequence ATGGGTGATTCGGGAGGTCCCGAAGTCGGAACCGCGGCCCCTGCGTTTACCGCGCCACTGGTTCGGCCAGACGGAGAGACGTCTGCGGTGTCGCTCTCCTCACTGTGCGACGACGGAGCGGTACTGTTGGTCTTCCAGCCGACAGACTTCGATTTGGAGACGTTCCACGAGCGGAGCGCGGTCGCCGAGTACGACTGGTTCGCCACGGACGAGCGCGTCCAAGTCGTCGGCGTCAACCGAGCGCGACCCCGCACGAACCAGGAGTTCGTGGACTACTTGGACGTGACCTTCCCGTTCTGTTCGGACCGGGACCTCTCGATAGCGCGCGACTACGGCGTCACGTACCGAGCGTTCGGCGTCGCCCCTCGTGCGCGCAGAGCGTGTTTCTTCATCGACAGCGAGAGCGTCGTCCGCTACCGCTGGGTGGAAGACCGAAACGGTAGCCACACCGGCCCGCAGTTGCAGGACCTCTACGAGACCGTCACGGACGTGTTGGGAACGCGAGAGCTAGAGACGTTTGGCCTCGCGGGCGAGTTGTAG
- a CDS encoding DUF58 domain-containing protein yields MTSRRQRIRETNRLRGISAVALLAGAVGVLFNNPVVLLGGVVGVAFAAYARTASAPKVELDVTREVSDDEPLPGDDVHVRLTVENVGQNTLADLRIVDGVPEAVPVTDGSARLGTALRPGKSARLEYTVEAERGEHDFDPVLVVARDFSGAIETDLRIDCETTLTCVPKLGTTVDVPLRAQTTQYTGRVTTDTGGSGVEFHATREYRPGDPLSRVDWNRMARTGELTTVDFREEKAASVVLLVDTREDAYLARGEGERSALQQSVDAAGKVLTRLLDSGDRVGIASFGPETCWLAPGAGHDHQTRARNLLATHQAFSPVPSEELFYPTTRLKWVRKRLPPSSQVVFFSPLCDDFAPNVARRLDAAGHLVTVVSPDPTGDATPGQRFARAQRRHRISHLRASGVRVVDWDPDEKLGAALAKTGRRWSV; encoded by the coding sequence ATGACGAGTAGACGCCAGCGAATCCGTGAGACGAATCGATTGCGCGGAATCAGTGCAGTTGCACTGCTGGCAGGTGCAGTCGGCGTGCTGTTCAACAATCCGGTCGTCCTGCTCGGTGGCGTCGTCGGCGTCGCGTTCGCGGCGTACGCGCGCACCGCCAGCGCGCCCAAGGTCGAACTCGACGTGACCCGTGAGGTCAGCGACGACGAGCCACTACCCGGCGACGACGTACACGTGCGACTGACGGTCGAGAACGTCGGCCAGAACACGCTCGCTGACTTGCGAATCGTGGATGGCGTCCCCGAAGCGGTGCCAGTTACCGACGGCTCCGCACGGCTTGGGACTGCTCTGCGGCCGGGTAAGTCCGCACGCCTCGAATACACCGTCGAAGCAGAGCGCGGCGAACACGACTTCGACCCGGTGTTGGTCGTGGCGCGGGACTTCAGCGGCGCAATCGAGACCGACCTCCGAATCGACTGTGAGACGACGCTGACCTGCGTGCCGAAACTCGGGACGACCGTGGACGTGCCGTTGCGCGCCCAGACCACGCAGTACACCGGCCGGGTGACGACCGACACCGGCGGGAGCGGCGTCGAGTTCCACGCGACCCGCGAGTACCGACCGGGCGACCCGCTCTCTCGCGTGGACTGGAACCGGATGGCCAGAACCGGCGAGTTGACGACGGTCGATTTCCGCGAGGAGAAAGCCGCGAGCGTTGTCCTGCTGGTGGATACGCGCGAAGACGCCTACCTCGCGCGCGGCGAGGGTGAGCGAAGTGCCCTCCAGCAGTCGGTGGACGCCGCCGGGAAGGTTCTCACGAGACTGCTCGACTCGGGCGACCGCGTGGGAATCGCCTCGTTCGGGCCCGAAACGTGCTGGCTCGCACCGGGAGCGGGCCACGACCACCAGACTCGCGCCCGGAACCTGTTGGCGACCCATCAGGCGTTCTCGCCAGTTCCCTCCGAGGAGTTGTTCTACCCGACGACGCGACTGAAGTGGGTTCGCAAGCGACTGCCGCCGAGTTCGCAAGTGGTGTTCTTCTCGCCGCTCTGTGACGACTTCGCCCCGAACGTGGCGCGCAGACTCGACGCCGCGGGCCACCTCGTGACCGTCGTCAGTCCGGACCCGACTGGCGACGCGACGCCCGGCCAGCGGTTCGCCCGTGCCCAGCGTCGGCATCGAATCAGTCACCTGCGAGCGAGTGGCGTCCGGGTCGTAGACTGGGACCCCGACGAGAAGTTGGGGGCGGCGTTAGCTAAGACAGGTCGGAGGTGGTCTGTGTGA
- a CDS encoding DUF308 domain-containing protein: MSLEDDAHLLETVGDDHPILTTVGIAAVAAGVLMVVNPGFASLIGTGYFAVTMVGLLALVQGLRIARARKETDVEGVETPDVETVETMPTPGGEFDEQVAALNSGPRRESIRKRRQLRETLEAEALAAVARRENCSREEAEEMLRAGTWTDDPHAAAFLGGADAPRPPIRDRLRLAVSTQSLFQHRVRRTADAVALAADPDAKRREAGATEENDE; encoded by the coding sequence ATGAGCCTCGAAGACGACGCACACCTCCTCGAAACGGTTGGTGACGACCATCCGATTCTCACGACCGTCGGCATCGCCGCAGTCGCGGCGGGCGTGCTGATGGTCGTGAATCCGGGGTTCGCTTCCCTTATCGGAACTGGCTACTTCGCCGTGACGATGGTCGGCCTGCTCGCGCTGGTGCAGGGGCTTCGCATCGCGCGCGCTCGCAAGGAGACCGACGTCGAAGGCGTCGAGACGCCCGACGTGGAGACTGTCGAGACGATGCCGACGCCCGGCGGCGAGTTCGACGAGCAGGTGGCAGCGCTGAACTCCGGGCCGCGCCGCGAGTCGATTCGCAAGCGCAGGCAACTCCGCGAGACGCTCGAAGCAGAGGCGCTCGCGGCGGTCGCTCGCCGGGAGAACTGCTCGCGCGAGGAGGCCGAGGAGATGCTCCGAGCAGGGACGTGGACCGACGACCCGCACGCGGCGGCGTTCCTCGGCGGCGCGGACGCACCGAGACCGCCGATCCGTGACCGTCTGCGACTCGCCGTCAGCACGCAGTCGCTGTTCCAGCATCGCGTGCGTCGGACTGCCGACGCCGTGGCGCTCGCGGCAGACCCAGACGCAAAACGGCGAGAAGCAGGGGCGACGGAGGAGAACGACGAATGA
- a CDS encoding 2-isopropylmalate synthase, translated as MTDLFGGSPNNQPLTDRDVQLLDTTLRDGEQAPGVSLSPDEKAEIAAALDSAGVSTIEAGSACTGDGERATIRRVADLDVDARVTSFARGVQSDIDLALDCGVDGVNLVVPASDRHVEGKVGTSRDDVVSTTTDLVEYATDHGLWVEVIGEDGSRADLDFLERLARATHDAGADRFCFADTVGYTSPERAHEAVSRLAELGPTSTHTHDDLGLAVTNALASVAAGADLVHATVNGVGERAGNVALEEVAIALDHCYGVETAETTALYDLAQTVARATDVHLPPNKAVVGENAFAHESGIHTDGTLKDEQMYEPYPPEKVGRERRLVLGKHTGRAGAKAALEEHGVEVDDEELQAVVARVQRLAERDKRVTDADLLAIAEDVQGRERESRRVELLEVTATSGGRTPTASVRLRVDDEERVASGTGDGPVDAAVTAVRNALHDNAHTRLESYHVDAITGGTDAVVTVEVEMARDDRSVTSAATDADITRASVEAMVDALDRLLVVDSADEPAVADD; from the coding sequence GTGACCGATTTATTCGGGGGTTCCCCGAATAACCAACCCCTCACAGACCGCGACGTACAGCTTCTGGACACCACGCTCAGGGACGGCGAGCAAGCGCCGGGCGTCTCGCTGTCGCCCGACGAAAAAGCCGAGATAGCCGCGGCGCTGGACTCCGCTGGCGTGTCCACAATCGAGGCAGGGAGCGCTTGCACCGGCGACGGCGAGCGGGCGACGATTCGACGAGTCGCCGACCTCGACGTAGACGCCAGAGTCACCAGTTTCGCCCGTGGCGTCCAGTCTGACATCGACCTCGCGCTCGACTGCGGCGTGGACGGCGTGAACCTCGTCGTGCCCGCAAGCGACCGCCACGTCGAAGGCAAGGTCGGCACTAGTCGGGACGACGTAGTCTCGACCACGACCGACCTCGTGGAGTACGCCACCGACCACGGCCTCTGGGTCGAAGTAATCGGCGAGGACGGCTCTCGGGCCGACCTCGATTTCCTCGAACGCCTCGCTCGGGCCACCCACGACGCAGGCGCGGACCGATTCTGCTTCGCGGACACCGTGGGGTACACCAGCCCCGAACGCGCCCACGAAGCTGTCTCACGCCTCGCCGAGTTGGGGCCGACCAGCACGCACACCCACGACGACCTCGGACTCGCCGTGACGAACGCGCTCGCGAGCGTCGCCGCTGGCGCGGACCTCGTCCACGCGACGGTCAACGGCGTCGGCGAGCGCGCCGGAAACGTCGCGCTCGAAGAGGTCGCCATCGCGCTCGACCACTGCTACGGCGTCGAGACGGCGGAGACGACCGCACTCTACGACCTCGCCCAAACCGTCGCCCGCGCAACGGACGTTCATTTGCCGCCGAACAAGGCCGTCGTCGGCGAGAACGCCTTCGCCCACGAGAGCGGTATCCACACGGACGGCACGCTCAAAGACGAGCAGATGTACGAACCATATCCTCCTGAAAAGGTAGGTCGAGAGAGACGCCTCGTTCTCGGCAAACACACCGGCCGAGCGGGCGCGAAAGCCGCACTCGAAGAACACGGCGTCGAGGTGGACGACGAGGAACTCCAAGCGGTCGTCGCCCGCGTCCAGCGACTCGCCGAGCGAGACAAGCGCGTGACCGACGCCGACTTGCTCGCAATCGCCGAAGACGTGCAGGGCCGCGAGCGCGAGAGTCGCCGCGTCGAACTGCTCGAAGTCACCGCGACCAGCGGCGGGCGCACCCCGACTGCGAGTGTCAGACTTCGCGTGGACGACGAGGAACGAGTCGCCAGCGGCACCGGCGACGGTCCAGTCGATGCGGCCGTCACGGCCGTCAGAAACGCCCTGCACGACAACGCACACACGCGCCTCGAATCGTACCACGTAGACGCGATTACCGGCGGCACCGACGCCGTGGTCACCGTCGAAGTCGAGATGGCACGCGATGACCGCTCGGTGACGAGCGCGGCCACCGACGCCGACATCACTCGCGCCAGCGTCGAAGCGATGGTGGACGCGCTCGACCGACTGCTCGTGGTCGATTCGGCAGACGAACCAGCGGTCGCGGACGACTGA
- a CDS encoding DUF3784 domain-containing protein, translating into MVSGVTEESLATLVFMVVSGLFICYLGYRIRYRTDVRLISGYRSETVADGEGLARLVGGVGGGLGIVTVGYGLAAFVVEPWLWYWVSWTLLLLGGVAFLQRHGKRFAAKK; encoded by the coding sequence ATGGTATCCGGAGTCACCGAAGAGTCACTCGCCACGCTCGTGTTCATGGTCGTGTCGGGACTGTTCATCTGTTACCTCGGCTACCGAATCCGGTACAGAACTGACGTGCGACTCATCTCCGGCTATCGGTCGGAGACGGTAGCCGACGGAGAAGGGCTGGCTCGACTCGTCGGCGGCGTCGGCGGCGGACTGGGAATCGTCACCGTCGGCTACGGACTCGCCGCGTTCGTCGTCGAGCCATGGCTCTGGTACTGGGTGAGTTGGACGCTCCTGCTACTCGGCGGCGTCGCGTTCCTCCAACGTCACGGAAAGCGATTCGCGGCCAAAAAGTAG
- a CDS encoding DUF4129 domain-containing protein gives MDRDTVRPIVLAVLAVLAIGLAAATLNTAVTTDSGGFGFGSPSSDAGVPNSSGGDAGPMFGNITEGDEAGSLGLPCYPVLSEWWTILLLFGLFVAGAAVAYWRLGALGVVAYVGPVGLPLLLAHAILTSCVTSSPGPLVSMPDSSNNSSLPEGGSGAPGAGEGISPTDPSVLLMLGLAVALVGAIALLFTSSSGDDPEEAESFPEAETDEDIQAVGRAAGEAADRIESATNVENEVYRAWREMTTHLDVANPQSSTPAEFAAAATDAGMAREDVTELTDLFEAVRYGGETPTDEREARAVEALRRIEREYAGASSDGDGDDEANDRDGDDR, from the coding sequence GTGGACCGCGATACCGTACGCCCTATCGTCCTCGCCGTCCTGGCCGTCCTCGCCATCGGACTGGCGGCGGCAACCCTGAACACTGCGGTAACGACCGACAGCGGTGGGTTCGGCTTCGGTTCACCGAGTTCCGACGCTGGCGTCCCCAACAGTAGTGGGGGAGACGCTGGACCGATGTTCGGAAACATTACCGAGGGCGACGAGGCCGGGAGTCTCGGCCTGCCCTGTTACCCAGTCCTCTCGGAGTGGTGGACCATCCTCCTGCTCTTCGGCCTCTTCGTCGCCGGGGCGGCCGTCGCATACTGGCGACTCGGCGCGCTCGGTGTCGTCGCGTACGTCGGGCCAGTGGGTCTCCCGCTGTTACTCGCCCACGCGATTTTGACGAGTTGCGTCACCAGCAGTCCTGGACCGCTCGTCTCGATGCCGGACAGTTCGAACAACTCCTCGTTGCCGGAGGGCGGCAGCGGCGCACCTGGAGCGGGAGAGGGTATCTCGCCGACAGACCCCTCCGTCCTCCTGATGCTCGGGTTAGCAGTCGCGCTCGTCGGAGCCATCGCGCTCCTCTTTACGTCCTCGTCTGGCGACGACCCCGAGGAAGCCGAGTCGTTCCCCGAAGCCGAGACGGACGAGGACATCCAAGCGGTCGGCCGCGCAGCGGGCGAGGCCGCAGACCGCATCGAATCGGCGACGAACGTGGAGAACGAAGTGTACCGCGCGTGGCGCGAGATGACGACGCACCTCGACGTGGCGAACCCCCAGTCGAGTACGCCCGCGGAGTTCGCCGCGGCGGCCACCGACGCCGGGATGGCCCGCGAGGACGTGACGGAACTCACCGACCTCTTCGAGGCAGTTCGGTACGGCGGCGAGACGCCGACCGACGAACGCGAAGCGCGAGCGGTCGAAGCCCTCCGGCGAATCGAGCGCGAGTACGCTGGCGCGTCCAGTGACGGCGACGGAGACGACGAAGCAAACGACCGTGATGGAGACGACCGATGA
- a CDS encoding TspO/MBR family protein: protein MNVFDRIRRRSGTEGDAERGVSWPALLASIVVCQLAGIVPSILTADDVATWYPTLVKPAFNPPNWVFGPVWTTLYLLMGIALYLVWRSDAGRIRQLALAVFAVQLALNASWTLVFFGANLLFGGLVVIVVLLATIVATIVAFARIDRRAAALLVPYLLWVSFATVLNYELWRLNA from the coding sequence ATGAACGTCTTCGACAGAATTCGCCGACGAAGCGGGACCGAGGGCGACGCGGAGCGAGGCGTCAGTTGGCCGGCCTTGCTCGCCAGTATCGTCGTCTGTCAACTGGCAGGTATCGTCCCCTCGATTCTGACCGCGGACGACGTGGCGACGTGGTATCCGACGCTCGTCAAGCCAGCGTTCAACCCGCCGAATTGGGTGTTCGGCCCGGTGTGGACGACGCTCTACTTGCTGATGGGTATCGCACTCTACCTCGTCTGGCGGAGCGACGCGGGGCGGATTCGACAACTCGCGCTCGCCGTCTTCGCCGTCCAACTCGCGCTGAACGCCTCGTGGACGCTGGTGTTCTTCGGTGCGAACCTGCTGTTCGGCGGCCTCGTCGTCATCGTCGTACTACTCGCCACAATCGTCGCGACGATTGTCGCGTTCGCACGCATCGACAGACGGGCCGCCGCGCTGTTGGTTCCGTACCTGCTGTGGGTCAGCTTTGCGACGGTTCTCAACTACGAACTCTGGCGACTCAACGCCTGA
- a CDS encoding AAA family ATPase has translation MNVTEASEQCESVLDTIGEAVIADREFLETVMLGVLAGGHVLLEDVPGTGKTLTARSYASALGLSFSRVQFTPDLLPADVTGTHVFNEQDRSFEFNEGPIFANVVLADEINRAPPKTQAALLEAMEEGQVTVDGETRELPKPFFVIATQNPVEQEGTFPLPEAQVDRFAVKSSIGYPDVDGEYELLRRRAGRDEQSPSVGTVLDEQLVADIRDVSETVRVDNDLLEYMANVARATREDRRVEVGVSPRGTQRLFEAARARAVLSGREFVTPDDVKRVSQPVLAHRVVLTPDAQVNNVAKSAIVERVLDEVEVPTVE, from the coding sequence ATGAACGTCACCGAGGCGAGCGAGCAGTGCGAGTCCGTACTGGACACGATTGGCGAGGCCGTCATCGCCGACCGGGAGTTTCTCGAAACTGTCATGCTGGGTGTGTTGGCGGGCGGGCACGTCCTGCTCGAAGACGTGCCAGGCACCGGAAAGACGCTGACTGCGCGAAGTTACGCGTCCGCGCTCGGACTCTCGTTCTCCCGTGTGCAGTTCACGCCCGACCTACTCCCGGCGGACGTGACCGGCACCCACGTGTTCAACGAGCAGGACCGCTCGTTCGAGTTCAACGAAGGCCCTATCTTCGCCAACGTCGTGCTGGCCGACGAAATCAACCGCGCGCCCCCCAAAACCCAAGCCGCGCTTCTCGAAGCGATGGAGGAGGGACAGGTCACGGTGGACGGCGAGACGCGCGAACTCCCCAAGCCCTTTTTCGTCATCGCCACGCAGAACCCCGTCGAGCAGGAGGGAACCTTCCCCCTGCCGGAAGCCCAAGTAGACCGCTTCGCCGTCAAATCGTCCATTGGCTACCCGGACGTGGACGGCGAGTACGAACTGCTTCGCCGGCGTGCGGGCCGCGACGAGCAAAGTCCCTCCGTCGGCACGGTACTCGACGAGCAACTCGTCGCGGACATCCGGGACGTGTCCGAGACGGTGCGCGTGGACAACGACCTCCTCGAATACATGGCGAACGTCGCCCGCGCCACCCGCGAAGACCGCCGCGTCGAAGTCGGCGTCTCCCCGCGCGGGACCCAGCGACTGTTCGAGGCCGCCCGCGCTCGCGCGGTTCTCTCCGGCCGAGAGTTCGTCACCCCCGACGACGTCAAGCGCGTCTCCCAGCCAGTGCTCGCCCACCGCGTCGTGCTGACCCCCGACGCGCAGGTCAACAACGTCGCCAAGTCCGCTATCGTCGAGCGCGTGCTGGACGAGGTGGAAGTGCCGACCGTCGAGTAA
- a CDS encoding DUF7519 family protein translates to MTDSREIDRSPARMSAALAASAAALAAVATGLASTFGLGVAGPGFLVVLLGVLRGSRRAVTLGTAALLVGTLVSGLASPSVFLLLPAIIGTVLAYDFGEQAINVGEQLGREAETTRLEVMHAAGSTVVAVGAGGFAYAVYVAAAGGQPVTALVFLLIAAVVLTSALRN, encoded by the coding sequence GTGACCGACTCCCGGGAAATCGACCGGTCGCCAGCCCGCATGTCCGCGGCGCTCGCCGCGAGCGCCGCCGCGCTCGCGGCAGTCGCGACAGGACTGGCCAGTACCTTCGGACTCGGCGTCGCCGGTCCCGGGTTTCTGGTCGTCCTGCTGGGGGTCCTCCGCGGGTCGCGCCGAGCGGTCACGCTCGGCACGGCCGCACTGCTCGTGGGGACGCTCGTGTCGGGACTCGCCTCACCGTCGGTCTTCCTGCTCCTCCCGGCCATCATCGGGACGGTGCTGGCCTACGACTTCGGCGAGCAGGCTATCAACGTCGGCGAACAGTTGGGTCGAGAAGCCGAGACGACGAGGTTAGAAGTGATGCACGCGGCGGGAAGTACAGTCGTCGCAGTCGGTGCCGGTGGCTTCGCCTACGCGGTGTACGTCGCGGCGGCCGGCGGCCAACCGGTGACGGCGCTCGTCTTTCTGCTGATTGCGGCCGTCGTGCTGACCTCGGCGTTGCGAAACTGA
- a CDS encoding outer membrane protein assembly factor BamB family protein, with translation METPRRTFLKSAALAISSSALASTVTGDTGTELPASKSDTLDSTDSGWRQPGFGSGDTWYNPRGAYPTTLQTKWTYSSEDRAIHDPVTADGSVYGVGKRTGAMEPHLHAVDAETGMQQWHTEVNDDVRNPFVVGQAVYCVDDSGIWSFSTDDGSERWHHDDSGVILVQATNDGVYVLADQSVYKLSTDDGSTQWTVDMSAEFPDDDYVRIETMVVGDGVFLATEDGVYAYETDTGARRWSYDIEATDLAVADGTLYHFDTLGNLSALSVSTGEKRWGTNNRTKSYVVREDSLVLQTSSGVLTKVDAESGERLWNWDPELGSDVDSRSHLVGAGDALGLVIRHEDGDTNWKSLALLDPENRDTRVYHLTESVEEPYPNYTAPVIADGTAYVAAGGGNDDDSDDALYAVSLFGSKPDESENRAPSARIDSEAEGCGDSYALDGSASADPDGSVVKYEWDVGADGTVDDTGETTTVTVADGESVSVRLTVIDDDGATASTTIEL, from the coding sequence ATGGAGACTCCAAGACGGACGTTTCTGAAATCTGCCGCACTGGCTATCAGTAGTTCAGCACTCGCCTCGACGGTGACCGGTGACACCGGCACCGAACTACCTGCATCGAAGTCCGACACGCTCGATTCCACAGACAGTGGGTGGAGACAACCCGGATTCGGCTCCGGCGACACGTGGTACAACCCGCGCGGCGCGTATCCCACGACCCTCCAAACGAAGTGGACCTACTCGTCCGAGGACCGAGCGATTCACGATCCTGTTACCGCCGACGGCTCTGTCTACGGCGTCGGCAAGCGCACAGGGGCGATGGAGCCACACCTCCACGCCGTAGACGCTGAAACCGGAATGCAACAGTGGCACACCGAGGTGAACGACGACGTTCGGAACCCGTTTGTCGTCGGGCAGGCTGTCTACTGCGTCGATGATTCCGGTATCTGGTCGTTCTCGACCGACGACGGGAGCGAACGGTGGCACCACGACGACTCCGGTGTGATACTCGTGCAGGCGACGAACGACGGGGTGTACGTACTCGCAGACCAATCGGTCTACAAGCTATCGACCGACGACGGTTCGACGCAGTGGACCGTCGATATGTCGGCCGAGTTTCCGGACGACGACTACGTCCGAATCGAGACGATGGTGGTCGGAGATGGCGTCTTCCTCGCCACCGAAGATGGAGTGTACGCCTACGAGACGGACACCGGTGCGCGGCGATGGAGCTACGATATCGAAGCGACCGACCTCGCCGTCGCCGATGGGACACTCTACCACTTCGACACCCTCGGTAACCTCTCGGCGCTGTCGGTCTCGACCGGCGAGAAACGGTGGGGGACGAACAACCGGACGAAGAGCTACGTCGTCCGCGAAGACTCGCTCGTCCTCCAGACCAGCAGTGGAGTACTGACGAAGGTGGACGCCGAGTCGGGCGAACGGCTGTGGAACTGGGACCCCGAACTGGGGTCCGACGTGGACTCCCGGTCCCATCTGGTCGGTGCTGGCGACGCGCTCGGCCTCGTCATCCGTCACGAGGACGGCGACACCAACTGGAAGTCACTCGCACTCCTCGACCCGGAGAACCGCGACACGCGGGTGTACCACCTCACCGAGAGCGTCGAGGAACCGTATCCGAACTACACCGCTCCCGTTATCGCCGACGGAACTGCGTACGTCGCCGCGGGCGGTGGCAACGACGACGATTCCGACGACGCACTGTACGCCGTTTCACTCTTCGGGTCGAAACCGGACGAGTCGGAGAACCGCGCGCCCTCGGCCCGCATCGACTCGGAAGCGGAGGGATGTGGCGATTCCTACGCGCTGGATGGCTCTGCGTCCGCGGACCCCGACGGTTCGGTCGTCAAGTACGAGTGGGACGTCGGTGCCGACGGAACCGTAGACGACACCGGCGAGACGACGACTGTCACTGTTGCGGACGGTGAATCGGTCTCCGTGCGGCTCACCGTCATCGACGACGATGGGGCAACGGCATCAACGACGATAGAACTGTAA